In Massilia forsythiae, one DNA window encodes the following:
- a CDS encoding DUF2382 domain-containing protein, with protein MAIDPLQLNQDGQEQIRIPVHQEEARVEKRVVDTGRGVRIHKTVAELPCRIDETLFRENVEVSHVPVDRIVPLDQAPVTRYEGDTLVVPVLEEVLVVERRLRIKEELHITRTRREEHHAETVLLKAEQVSVERFDEAGDLPST; from the coding sequence GTGGCTATTGACCCATTACAGCTCAACCAGGATGGACAGGAGCAGATCCGCATTCCCGTTCACCAGGAAGAGGCGCGGGTCGAAAAGCGGGTAGTCGATACGGGACGCGGCGTGCGCATCCACAAGACTGTCGCCGAGCTTCCCTGCCGGATCGACGAAACCCTGTTCCGCGAGAACGTCGAGGTCAGCCACGTACCGGTCGACCGCATCGTCCCGCTCGACCAGGCGCCCGTCACGCGTTACGAAGGCGACACGCTGGTGGTGCCGGTCCTTGAAGAAGTGCTGGTGGTGGAACGCCGCCTGCGCATCAAGGAAGAGTTGCACATCACCAGGACCAGGCGCGAGGAGCACCACGCTGAGACCGTCCTGCTCAAGGCAGAGCAGGTCAGCGTGGAGCGCTTCGATGAAGCCGGCGACCTACCATCCACATGA
- a CDS encoding DUF2382 domain-containing protein, which yields MQHTLVAVFDNRSDAQNAMDELLASGFSRTDVNVSSADPTGQNDSLTGTAVRTDDTQEEGFGASIKHFFSGLFGSDSDETASRYSSAVNRGHHVLTVTTQSEPEVERAADVIERFGPVDIDERHDLTGSASTLGASALQQPSSSSTYAGSMQSASQNGAYPPGTEPGALQGDYQEDRNYFATQNLNDPVPKGTTYQEPQGASMQIGSLDSANGGNTLSGSESTSQKTGLSPAAGSTALGTSQQNALGSSGSSLQGTASMPGSSDASLGGTVRTSDSMQRDNLSASQQLDSSLNRDGATAIPVVQEELKVGKREVQRGGVRVFSRVVETPVDQSIGLREEHVSVERRPVNQPIDPSDVTAFKEQSIELRETAEEAVVQKSARVVEEVLVGKEVSQRQEQIHDTVRRTEVEVESLGGDRASMRASSGGNDDYFRNDWNTNYSSLGGSYDDYAPAYKYGNEMRSDDQYRNRNWDDVESDLKSSWDSRNSGGPSTWEKMKAAVRSGWDKITPDADDDNYYRNHFSSTYGTTGDTYNDYQPAYQYGNDMRRNTKYQGRDWNDVESDLRSDWDTRYANGGPSTWDKMKAAVRHGWERMTS from the coding sequence ATGCAACATACCCTAGTAGCGGTTTTCGACAACCGGAGCGACGCGCAAAATGCCATGGACGAGTTGCTGGCCTCGGGCTTTTCACGCACCGACGTGAACGTCTCGAGCGCCGATCCCACCGGCCAGAACGACAGCCTGACCGGCACGGCCGTGCGCACCGATGACACCCAGGAAGAAGGCTTCGGCGCTTCCATCAAGCATTTCTTCAGCGGCCTGTTCGGCTCCGACAGCGACGAGACCGCATCCCGGTATTCGAGCGCCGTCAACCGCGGGCACCACGTGCTGACCGTCACCACCCAGTCCGAGCCGGAAGTCGAGCGCGCGGCCGACGTGATCGAGCGCTTCGGCCCGGTCGACATCGACGAGCGCCACGACCTGACCGGCAGCGCATCGACGCTGGGCGCCAGTGCGCTGCAGCAGCCGTCGTCGTCGTCCACGTACGCCGGTTCGATGCAGTCCGCCTCCCAGAACGGTGCATATCCACCTGGCACCGAGCCGGGCGCGCTGCAGGGCGACTACCAGGAAGACCGCAATTACTTCGCCACCCAGAACCTGAACGACCCGGTACCGAAGGGCACCACCTACCAGGAACCGCAGGGCGCCTCGATGCAGATCGGCTCGCTCGACAGCGCGAATGGCGGCAATACCCTGAGCGGCAGCGAAAGCACCTCGCAAAAGACCGGCCTGAGCCCGGCCGCCGGTTCCACCGCGCTCGGCACCTCGCAGCAGAATGCGCTGGGCTCGAGCGGCTCGAGCCTGCAGGGCACCGCCTCGATGCCGGGCTCGAGCGACGCGTCGCTGGGCGGCACCGTGCGCACCAGCGATTCGATGCAGCGCGATAATCTGTCGGCCTCGCAGCAGCTAGACAGCAGCCTGAACCGCGACGGCGCCACCGCCATCCCGGTCGTGCAGGAAGAGCTGAAGGTCGGCAAGCGTGAAGTCCAGCGCGGCGGCGTGCGCGTGTTCTCGCGCGTGGTCGAGACCCCGGTCGACCAGAGCATCGGCCTGCGCGAAGAGCACGTCAGCGTCGAACGCCGTCCGGTCAACCAGCCGATCGACCCGAGCGACGTCACCGCCTTCAAGGAGCAATCGATCGAGCTGCGCGAAACCGCCGAGGAAGCCGTGGTGCAGAAATCGGCCCGCGTGGTCGAGGAAGTGCTGGTCGGCAAGGAAGTCTCGCAGCGCCAGGAACAGATCCACGATACGGTGCGCCGCACCGAAGTCGAGGTCGAATCGCTGGGCGGCGACCGTGCCTCGATGCGCGCTTCGTCGGGCGGCAATGACGACTACTTCCGCAACGACTGGAACACCAACTACTCCAGCCTGGGCGGCAGCTACGACGACTACGCGCCGGCCTACAAGTACGGCAACGAGATGCGCAGCGACGACCAGTACCGCAACCGCAACTGGGACGACGTCGAATCCGACCTGAAATCGAGCTGGGATTCGCGCAACAGCGGCGGCCCGTCGACCTGGGAAAAGATGAAGGCGGCCGTGCGCAGCGGCTGGGACAAGATCACCCCGGACGCGGACGACGACAATTACTATCGCAACCACTTCAGCAGCACCTACGGCACCACGGGCGATACCTACAACGATTACCAGCCGGCTTACCAGTACGGCAACGACATGCGCCGCAACACCAAGTACCAGGGCCGCGACTGGAACGACGTCGAGTCCGACCTGCGCAGCGATTGGGACACCCGTTACGCCAACGGCGGCCCGTCGACCTGGGACAAGATGAAGGCGGCGGTACGCCATGGCTGGGAACGCATGACGTCCTGA
- a CDS encoding diguanylate cyclase, producing the protein MHTLAVPMFVLDTRFNVLIWNRACERLTGVPAADVLGTRDHWRSFFDDRRPTLADLLLQEHRDAVRHLHARQGASAHLSAENWCDMPRLGRRRYLAADASPIYDERGKLSAVVQTLRDMTEEKLAQAALEQLATRDGLTGLANRRCFDETLQAEWSRALRQHLPLSLLMIDVDNFKAYNDANGHLGGDECLKRIATALASEMRANDLVARYGGEEFAVILPNQSLKGAASVAERIRTRVEALKLPNRMAADGYVTVSIGAATALAAAGTHAGELVAIADAALYRAKHMGRNRISLPPPDPV; encoded by the coding sequence ATGCACACGCTGGCAGTTCCCATGTTCGTCCTCGATACGCGCTTCAACGTCCTGATCTGGAACCGCGCCTGCGAGCGCCTGACCGGCGTGCCGGCGGCAGACGTGCTCGGCACGCGCGACCATTGGCGCAGTTTCTTCGACGACCGCCGCCCTACCCTGGCCGACCTGCTGCTCCAGGAACACCGCGACGCGGTGCGCCACCTGCATGCGCGCCAGGGCGCCAGTGCGCACCTGTCGGCGGAAAACTGGTGCGACATGCCGCGCCTGGGTCGGCGCCGCTACCTGGCGGCCGATGCCAGCCCGATCTACGACGAACGCGGCAAGCTGTCCGCGGTGGTGCAGACCCTGCGCGACATGACCGAGGAAAAGCTGGCCCAGGCCGCCCTCGAACAGCTGGCCACGCGCGACGGCCTGACCGGGCTGGCCAACCGCCGCTGCTTCGACGAGACGCTGCAGGCCGAATGGTCGCGCGCCCTGCGCCAGCACCTGCCGCTGTCGCTGCTGATGATCGATGTCGACAACTTCAAGGCCTACAACGATGCCAACGGCCACCTGGGCGGAGACGAATGCCTGAAGCGCATCGCCACCGCGCTGGCCAGCGAGATGCGCGCCAACGACCTGGTGGCACGCTATGGCGGCGAGGAATTCGCGGTGATCCTGCCGAACCAGTCGCTCAAGGGCGCCGCCAGCGTTGCCGAACGCATCCGCACCCGGGTCGAGGCATTGAAACTGCCGAACCGCATGGCGGCCGACGGTTACGTGACCGTGTCGATCGGCGCTGCCACCGCCCTGGCCGCCGCCGGCACCCATGCCGGCGAACTGGTGGCGATCGCGGACGCCGCCCTGTACCGGGCCAAGCACATGGGGCGCAACCGCATCAGCCTGCCGCCGCCGGATCCGGTGTGA
- the queE gene encoding 7-carboxy-7-deazaguanine synthase, which yields MTYSIKEIFYTLQGEGAHAGRPAVFCRFSGCNLWTGRESDRADAVCRFCDTDFVGTDGERGGKFKEAAALAAEIDGLWPASYPASKYVVFTGGEPLLQLDAALIDAMHARGFTIAIETNGTLPVPEGVDWICVSPKMGSKLVVGKGNEIKVVVPQAGQDLSAYEDLAFDNFYVQPMDGPLADFNTKLAIDTCRRNPKWKLSLQTHKLLQIP from the coding sequence GTGACTTACAGCATCAAAGAAATCTTCTATACGCTGCAGGGCGAAGGCGCCCACGCCGGGCGTCCGGCAGTGTTCTGCCGCTTTTCCGGCTGCAATTTGTGGACCGGGCGCGAGAGCGACCGCGCGGATGCGGTGTGCCGCTTCTGCGACACCGATTTCGTCGGCACCGATGGCGAGCGCGGCGGCAAATTCAAGGAGGCCGCCGCACTGGCCGCCGAGATCGACGGCCTGTGGCCGGCCTCCTATCCGGCCAGCAAGTACGTGGTGTTCACCGGCGGCGAACCGCTGCTGCAGCTGGACGCCGCGCTGATCGACGCCATGCACGCCAGGGGTTTCACGATCGCCATCGAAACCAACGGCACGCTGCCGGTGCCCGAGGGCGTCGACTGGATCTGCGTGAGCCCCAAGATGGGCAGCAAGCTGGTGGTCGGCAAGGGCAACGAGATCAAGGTCGTGGTGCCGCAGGCCGGACAGGACCTGTCCGCCTACGAGGACCTGGCCTTCGACAATTTCTACGTGCAGCCGATGGACGGCCCGCTGGCCGACTTCAATACCAAGCTGGCGATCGATACCTGCCGCCGCAATCCGAAGTGGAAGCTGAGTCTCCAGACCCACAAGCTGCTGCAAATTCCCTAA
- the queD gene encoding 6-carboxytetrahydropterin synthase QueD codes for MLTITRKLEFDAGHRIPDHKSQCRNLHGHRYTLEITLTGAVIDVEGNSDNGMIMDFSDIKAIAKEHLVDVWDHAFLVYEKDEAVRGFLETLPNHKTVVIDRIPTVENLAQVAWNILKAAYTDRYGTGLHLQKLVLHETPNCWAEITDV; via the coding sequence ATGCTCACTATCACCCGTAAACTCGAATTCGATGCCGGCCACCGCATCCCCGACCACAAGAGCCAGTGCCGCAACCTGCACGGCCACCGCTACACGCTGGAAATCACGCTGACCGGCGCCGTCATCGATGTCGAAGGCAATTCCGACAACGGCATGATCATGGACTTTTCCGACATCAAGGCGATCGCCAAGGAACACCTGGTCGACGTCTGGGACCACGCCTTCCTGGTGTACGAGAAGGACGAAGCGGTGCGCGGCTTCCTGGAAACCCTGCCCAACCACAAGACGGTGGTGATCGACCGCATCCCGACCGTCGAGAACCTGGCGCAGGTGGCCTGGAACATCCTCAAGGCGGCGTACACCGACCGCTACGGCACCGGCCTGCACCTGCAGAAACTGGTGCTGCACGAAACCCCGAACTGCTGGGCCGAAATCACGGATGTGTGA
- the tadA gene encoding tRNA adenosine(34) deaminase TadA produces MSAPASAADVRWMGLALAEARKAWDAGEVPVGAVVVKDGEVVATGYNQPIGRHDPTAHAEIMALRAAAEKLGNYRLPGCELYVTLEPCAMCSGAMMHARLARVVYAAGDPKTGVCGSVLDLFALEQLNHHTAVVGGVLADDAGAMLKAFFAERRAARRAPPDAAG; encoded by the coding sequence ATGAGCGCACCCGCATCCGCCGCCGACGTGCGCTGGATGGGCCTGGCGCTGGCCGAGGCGCGCAAGGCATGGGACGCCGGCGAAGTGCCGGTCGGCGCCGTCGTGGTCAAGGATGGCGAAGTCGTGGCGACCGGCTACAACCAGCCGATCGGCCGCCACGACCCGACCGCGCACGCCGAGATCATGGCGCTGCGCGCCGCCGCCGAAAAGCTCGGCAACTACCGCCTGCCGGGCTGCGAGCTGTACGTGACGCTGGAGCCGTGCGCGATGTGTTCCGGCGCCATGATGCATGCGCGCCTGGCGCGCGTGGTCTACGCCGCGGGCGACCCCAAGACCGGCGTGTGCGGCTCGGTGCTCGACCTGTTCGCGCTGGAGCAGCTCAACCATCACACGGCGGTGGTCGGCGGCGTGCTGGCCGACGATGCCGGCGCCATGCTGAAGGCCTTTTTCGCCGAACGGCGCGCCGCGCGGCGGGCGCCGCCCGATGCGGCCGGCTGA
- a CDS encoding alpha/beta fold hydrolase gives MPNLNVNGIRIAFDTAGDPKAVPLLLINGLGLQLISWPDGFVEGLADLGFYVIRFDNRDCGLSTKFDKAGTPNLALAWLRSRLRLPLKPAYRLEDMAGDAIAVLSALGVARAHVVGLSMGGMIAQLVAARFPARVLSLTSIMSSSGRRGLPGPTAAVRRAFMRRPAMPGDLDSMAQQSVRLLQALASPAYPTPEKQLHRRVMRALRRNCCPAGVARQTLAVMADGDRTPLLRTIAAPTLVIHGAADPLVPLACGVDTAAAIPGARLEVIQGMGHDLPGQLLERLLALIDAHAHGKMALDSTPRLFVKQ, from the coding sequence ATGCCCAATCTGAACGTCAACGGCATCCGCATCGCCTTCGATACCGCGGGCGACCCGAAGGCCGTGCCGCTGCTCCTGATCAACGGCCTCGGCCTGCAACTGATCTCGTGGCCGGACGGCTTCGTCGAAGGCCTGGCCGACCTGGGGTTCTACGTCATCCGTTTCGACAACCGCGATTGCGGGCTGTCCACCAAGTTCGACAAGGCCGGCACGCCGAACCTGGCGCTGGCCTGGCTCAGGTCGCGTCTGCGCCTGCCGCTCAAGCCGGCCTACCGCCTGGAAGACATGGCCGGCGACGCCATCGCCGTGCTGTCGGCGCTGGGCGTGGCGCGCGCGCACGTGGTGGGGCTGTCGATGGGCGGCATGATCGCCCAGCTGGTGGCGGCCAGGTTCCCGGCGCGCGTGCTGAGCCTGACGTCCATCATGTCCAGCAGCGGCCGGCGTGGCCTGCCGGGACCGACGGCGGCGGTGCGGCGCGCCTTCATGCGCCGTCCCGCCATGCCCGGCGATCTCGATTCCATGGCGCAGCAATCGGTGCGCCTGCTGCAGGCGCTGGCCAGCCCGGCCTATCCGACACCCGAGAAGCAGCTGCACCGGCGCGTCATGCGCGCGCTGCGCCGCAATTGCTGCCCGGCCGGGGTGGCGCGCCAGACGCTGGCGGTGATGGCCGACGGCGACCGCACGCCGCTGCTGCGCACGATCGCCGCGCCGACGCTGGTGATCCATGGCGCCGCCGATCCGCTGGTGCCGCTGGCGTGCGGCGTCGACACCGCCGCGGCGATTCCCGGTGCGCGCCTGGAAGTCATCCAGGGCATGGGCCACGACTTGCCCGGCCAGCTGCTGGAGAGGCTGCTTGCCTTGATCGACGCCCATGCGCACGGTAAGATGGCGCTCGACTCGACACCACGGCTCTTCGTCAAACAGTGA
- the ldcA gene encoding muramoyltetrapeptide carboxypeptidase, translating into MGIALVAPGSFATEPESIGCGIARLEAHGILVHNYYEHDARHLRFGGTDAARLAQLEAAAADPDVQIVMAIRGSYGMTRLLPRIDFDRMADSGKLFVGFSDVTAFHMALYARRRVGSYAGPMFSGDFGAAEPVDFTLDDFWHCLAGPTHTVRGQGAGNPALDVRGTAWGGNLSMIVSLLGTPYFPRIDDGILFLEDIAEHPYRVERMLLQLMHAGVLARQQAIVLGDFSGYRLGTVDNGYDFDHMLAHLRQELPCPVLTGLAFGHIARRVTLPFGAQGHLLSDADGWTLTLSDYPTVRLR; encoded by the coding sequence ATCGGCATCGCGCTGGTCGCGCCCGGCAGCTTCGCCACCGAGCCCGAATCCATCGGGTGCGGCATCGCCCGCCTGGAAGCGCATGGCATCCTGGTCCACAATTACTACGAGCACGATGCGCGCCACCTGCGCTTCGGCGGCACCGATGCCGCGCGCCTGGCCCAGCTGGAAGCGGCGGCCGCCGATCCGGACGTGCAGATCGTGATGGCGATCCGCGGCTCGTACGGCATGACGCGCCTGCTGCCGCGCATCGACTTCGACCGCATGGCCGACAGCGGCAAGCTGTTCGTCGGCTTTTCCGACGTCACCGCCTTTCACATGGCGCTGTATGCCCGGCGCCGCGTGGGCAGCTATGCCGGCCCGATGTTTTCCGGCGACTTCGGCGCCGCCGAGCCGGTCGATTTCACGCTCGACGATTTCTGGCATTGCCTGGCCGGGCCGACCCACACGGTGCGCGGGCAGGGCGCCGGCAACCCGGCGCTCGACGTGCGCGGCACGGCATGGGGCGGCAACCTGTCGATGATCGTCTCGCTGCTCGGCACCCCGTATTTCCCGCGCATCGACGACGGCATCCTGTTCCTGGAAGACATCGCCGAACACCCGTACCGGGTCGAGCGCATGCTGCTGCAGCTGATGCATGCCGGCGTGCTGGCGCGCCAGCAGGCCATCGTGCTGGGCGATTTTTCCGGCTACCGCCTGGGGACGGTCGACAACGGCTACGATTTCGACCACATGCTGGCGCACCTGCGCCAGGAACTGCCGTGCCCCGTGCTGACCGGGCTGGCATTCGGCCACATCGCACGCCGGGTGACGCTGCCGTTCGGGGCGCAGGGGCATCTGCTGTCGGATGCGGACGGGTGGACGCTGACGCTGTCCGATTATCCGACCGTGCGCCTCCGCTGA
- a CDS encoding ABC-F family ATPase: protein MLSTANITMQFGAKPLFENISVKFGDGNRYGLIGANGCGKSTFMKILGGDLEPSGGNVSLDANERLGKLRQDQFAYEDVRVLDVVMMGHTELWNAISERDAIYANPDATDDDYMKAAELEGKVAEYDGYSAEARAGELLLGVGIPTDLHQGVMSAVAPGWKLRVLLAQALFSDPDILLLDEPTNNLDINTIRWLEDVLNERNSTMIIISHDRHFLNQVCTHVADMDYGTLKVYPGNYDDYMEASTQARNQQLANNAKAKEKVAELQDFVRRFSANKSKARQATSRAKQIDKIKIEEFKPSSRAYPFVRFEGEKKLHRLAVETEGLSKTYERQLFKNFSIMVEAGERIAIIGANGAGKTTLLRSIGGHDISGLDADTGRVKWAENADVGYMPQDPTEEFASGANLTDWMGNWTQEGDDDQAVRSILGRLLFGGDEVKKSVKVLSGGEKGRMMYGKLMLGRHNVLLLDEPTNHMDMESIESLNIALDKYAGTLIFVSHDREFVSSLATRILEIKEDGIVDFQGNYEDYLKSQGVN, encoded by the coding sequence GTGCTCAGTACAGCCAACATCACCATGCAGTTCGGCGCCAAGCCGTTGTTCGAGAACATTTCCGTCAAATTCGGCGACGGCAACCGTTATGGCCTGATCGGCGCCAACGGCTGCGGCAAGTCGACCTTCATGAAGATCCTGGGCGGCGACCTGGAGCCGTCGGGCGGCAACGTCAGCCTGGATGCCAACGAGCGCCTGGGCAAGCTGCGCCAGGACCAGTTCGCCTACGAAGACGTGCGCGTGCTGGACGTGGTCATGATGGGCCACACCGAGCTGTGGAACGCGATCAGCGAACGCGACGCCATCTACGCCAATCCGGACGCCACCGACGACGACTACATGAAAGCCGCCGAACTGGAAGGCAAGGTCGCGGAATACGACGGCTACTCGGCCGAGGCGCGCGCCGGCGAACTGCTGCTGGGCGTGGGCATTCCCACCGACCTGCACCAGGGCGTGATGAGCGCCGTGGCGCCGGGCTGGAAGCTGCGCGTGCTGCTGGCGCAGGCGCTGTTCTCGGATCCGGACATCCTGCTGCTGGACGAGCCGACCAACAACCTGGACATCAACACCATCCGCTGGCTGGAAGACGTGCTCAACGAGCGCAACTCGACGATGATCATCATCTCGCACGACCGCCACTTCCTGAACCAGGTCTGCACCCACGTGGCCGACATGGACTACGGCACGCTGAAGGTGTATCCGGGCAATTACGACGACTACATGGAAGCCTCGACCCAGGCGCGCAACCAGCAGCTGGCGAACAATGCCAAGGCCAAGGAAAAGGTGGCCGAGCTGCAAGACTTCGTGCGCCGCTTCTCCGCCAACAAGTCCAAGGCGCGCCAGGCGACCTCGCGCGCCAAGCAGATCGACAAGATCAAGATCGAGGAATTCAAGCCGTCCTCGCGCGCCTATCCATTCGTGCGCTTCGAAGGCGAGAAGAAGCTGCACCGCCTGGCGGTGGAGACCGAGGGCCTGTCGAAGACCTACGAGCGCCAGCTGTTCAAGAACTTCTCGATCATGGTCGAGGCCGGCGAGCGCATCGCCATCATCGGCGCCAACGGTGCGGGTAAAACCACGCTGCTGCGTTCGATCGGCGGCCACGACATCAGCGGCCTGGATGCCGATACGGGCCGTGTGAAATGGGCGGAGAATGCCGACGTCGGCTACATGCCGCAAGACCCGACCGAGGAATTCGCCAGCGGCGCCAACCTGACCGACTGGATGGGCAACTGGACGCAGGAGGGCGACGACGACCAGGCCGTGCGCTCGATCCTGGGCCGCCTGCTGTTCGGCGGCGACGAGGTCAAGAAGTCGGTGAAGGTACTGTCCGGCGGCGAAAAGGGCCGCATGATGTACGGCAAGCTGATGCTGGGCCGTCACAACGTGCTGCTGCTGGACGAGCCGACCAACCACATGGACATGGAATCGATCGAGTCGCTCAACATCGCGCTGGACAAGTACGCCGGCACCCTGATCTTCGTCTCGCACGACCGCGAGTTCGTGTCGTCGCTGGCCACGCGCATCCTCGAGATCAAGGAAGACGGCATCGTCGACTTCCAGGGCAATTACGAGGATTACCTCAAGAGCCAGGGCGTGAATTAA
- the nadA gene encoding quinolinate synthase NadA, with protein sequence MNTIAPIKTFEYDRPVGGVCATAEAWARTPSPLELAEKAALKDRIRRLLKEREAVLVAHYYVDADLQDLAEETGGCVSDSLEMARFGRDHPARTLVVAGVRFMGETAKILSPEKTILMPDLDATCSLDLGCPEAEFAAFCDQHPDRTVVVYANTSAAVKARADWMVTSSIGLDIVKSLHEQGKKILWAPDRHLGSYIQKQTGADMLLWQGSCLVHDEFKGIELDLLRAEYPDAKVLVHPESPANVVEQADVVGSTTQLINAAQTMDATHFIVATDNGILHKMRLAAPGKTLIEAPTAGNSATCKSCAHCPWMAMNGLQNLADVLEGKTSRSNEIFVDPETGRQAKRAIDRMLDFAAAKKARALPSGALEQESTLFNGVGPA encoded by the coding sequence ATGAACACGATTGCCCCCATCAAGACTTTCGAATACGACCGCCCGGTCGGCGGCGTCTGCGCGACCGCCGAAGCCTGGGCGCGCACGCCATCGCCGCTGGAACTGGCGGAAAAAGCGGCCTTGAAGGACCGCATCCGCCGCCTGCTGAAGGAGCGCGAGGCGGTACTGGTCGCACATTACTACGTCGACGCCGACCTGCAGGACCTGGCCGAGGAAACCGGCGGCTGCGTCTCGGATTCGCTGGAGATGGCGCGCTTCGGCCGCGACCACCCGGCCCGGACCCTGGTGGTGGCCGGCGTGCGCTTCATGGGCGAGACCGCCAAGATCCTGAGCCCGGAAAAGACCATCCTGATGCCGGACCTGGACGCGACCTGCTCGCTCGATCTCGGTTGCCCGGAGGCCGAGTTCGCGGCCTTCTGCGACCAGCATCCGGACCGCACGGTGGTGGTGTACGCGAATACCAGCGCGGCGGTCAAGGCGCGCGCCGACTGGATGGTGACCTCGTCGATCGGCCTGGACATCGTCAAGTCGCTGCACGAGCAGGGCAAGAAGATCTTGTGGGCGCCGGACCGCCATTTGGGATCGTACATCCAGAAGCAGACCGGGGCCGACATGCTGCTGTGGCAGGGTTCGTGCCTGGTGCACGACGAGTTCAAGGGCATCGAACTGGACCTGCTGCGCGCCGAGTATCCGGACGCAAAGGTGCTGGTGCACCCGGAATCGCCAGCCAACGTGGTCGAGCAGGCCGATGTGGTCGGCTCGACCACGCAACTGATCAACGCGGCCCAGACCATGGACGCCACCCATTTCATCGTCGCCACCGACAATGGCATCCTGCACAAGATGCGCCTGGCGGCGCCGGGCAAGACGCTGATCGAGGCGCCCACCGCGGGCAACAGCGCCACCTGCAAGAGCTGCGCGCATTGCCCGTGGATGGCGATGAACGGCCTGCAGAACCTGGCCGACGTACTGGAAGGCAAGACGTCACGCAGCAACGAGATCTTCGTCGACCCGGAAACCGGCCGCCAGGCTAAACGCGCCATCGACCGCATGCTCGATTTCGCGGCCGCGAAAAAGGCCAGGGCGCTGCCGAGCGGCGCGCTGGAACAGGAAAGCACCTTGTTCAATGGAGTGGGCCCGGCATGA
- the nadC gene encoding carboxylating nicotinate-nucleotide diphosphorylase yields the protein MSNQNTTLRNPFAEAGQFDEKLQAAFEQNLLAALLEDVGSGDLTGNLVPEQPRARARVIVREEAVLCGAPWFEGIMLAVDHDTEIAWNYAEGDPMAADSVVCTIEGSPRSLLTAERSALNFLQLLSGVASATRVYVDVVEGTRARILDTRKTLPGLRQAQKYAVRVGGGANQRMALYDGILIKENHIAAAGGITAALRAAQAVDAKVSIQIEVESIAEMEEALGAGAVSVLLDNFDLGMMAEAVRINAGRALLEASGGINLHTVRAIAETGVDRISIGSLTKDIRATDYSLRIVG from the coding sequence ATGAGCAACCAGAACACGACGCTGCGCAATCCCTTCGCCGAAGCCGGCCAGTTCGATGAAAAGCTGCAGGCCGCCTTCGAGCAGAACCTGCTGGCAGCGCTGCTGGAAGATGTCGGCAGCGGCGATCTGACCGGCAATCTGGTGCCCGAGCAGCCGCGCGCACGCGCCCGCGTGATCGTGCGCGAAGAAGCGGTGCTGTGCGGCGCGCCCTGGTTCGAGGGCATCATGCTGGCGGTCGACCACGACACCGAGATCGCCTGGAACTATGCCGAGGGCGACCCGATGGCGGCCGACAGCGTGGTCTGCACCATCGAAGGCTCGCCGCGTTCGCTGCTCACCGCCGAGCGTTCGGCGCTGAATTTCCTGCAGCTGCTGTCGGGCGTGGCCTCGGCTACCCGCGTCTACGTCGACGTGGTCGAGGGCACGCGCGCGCGCATCCTGGACACGCGCAAGACCCTGCCGGGGCTGCGCCAGGCGCAGAAGTACGCGGTGCGCGTGGGCGGCGGCGCCAACCAGCGCATGGCGCTGTATGACGGCATCCTGATCAAGGAAAACCACATCGCAGCGGCCGGCGGCATCACTGCGGCCCTGCGCGCGGCGCAGGCGGTCGATGCCAAGGTGTCGATCCAGATCGAGGTCGAATCGATCGCCGAAATGGAGGAAGCGCTGGGCGCCGGCGCCGTGTCGGTCCTGCTCGACAACTTCGACCTCGGCATGATGGCCGAGGCGGTGCGCATCAACGCCGGGCGCGCGTTGCTGGAAGCGTCCGGCGGCATCAACCTGCACACCGTGCGCGCCATCGCCGAGACCGGCGTCGACCGCATCTCGATCGGCAGCCTGACCAAGGATATCCGGGCGACCGATTATTCGCTGCGGATTGTCGGCTGA